DNA sequence from the Juglans microcarpa x Juglans regia isolate MS1-56 chromosome 5S, Jm3101_v1.0, whole genome shotgun sequence genome:
TTGAATTAACCAATcctaaatttgaataataattaccGATCCTCGTTTGTGTGTTTCAAGTGAGCGGAGATTGGATCTAAATTCgtatttcttcttatttgttCCAAATAACGCGATCGAATGCTTAGTTTTGTTGCAGTTACGTCGTTTGCGTTACTGCAGTTTGTTTGGGTCCTCAATTTACTTTTTTGTTCGCTGCTCTTCgcataagaaaaatgtttttttcttcttcttttttttttttcacataaaagttcTTGCAAAACGTTATTCGAAGGTTTTTTCCACCTTTATTCCCCCATCTTCTTCTCGATTTGTAAGAGTTGAATATTGAGAAAGTAGATAACTTCTATCCACGTTTCATTTCTGTTCCAGTTGTTTTAGTGAGAGTTGCTGGGAAATTGATTTTTCCTAACATCGTGTTTTTTTTTCCGCATAAAAGTTGTGTTGACACAGAGAAAAGTGAAATTTAAATGCCTTGAGTTACTTATACGTGAAGCCATTAACGAAGCGTATGATCAAATGCACTCAAGGAAAATGGGGACtagaacaaaattatttttttatgcgaaaatatttttctgttgaaaaaggtgtggaggatttttttttttttttaaataaatggaGCCAGAGAAGCTTTTGATTAAATGGAGAGAAACGTGTTGGTGGTCTAGGGTCTAGAGTGCAACTGTTGTCTTTCAGGTGATAAATGTTGTATGAGTACTGATTGTTCATTTGTCTGAAACTTTGGTTTCTACCCAGTTGGCAGTTAGAAGAAAGCCATGGATATTGACCCTGCAGAACGTAGGTATTTGGAGGAAGAGGATAGTCCACTGATGAAGACAATGAAAGGTGCAACAACAGGTTTTGCTGCCGGGACTATTTTTGGGACCATTGCTGCCACATGGTATGATGTGCCTCGTGTTGAGAGAAACATTGCTCTTCCGGGGCTTATAAGAACCCTGAAGATGATGGGTAACTATGGGGTGACATTTGCTGCAATTGGGGGAGTTTACATTGGTGTTGAGCAGCTTGTGCAGAATTACAGGATGAAGAGAGACTTTGTCAATGGAGCTGTTGGCGGTTTTGTGGCTGGCGCAACTGTTCTAGGTTTCAAAGGTGAGTATTTATattgatttgtatttttttcctgcATTGAGTTTCATTATCAGCTGGAGAGTTTTAATATGTGATAATTGGTATGGTTTGGTGACAGCTGGAGTTAGGACATGTGACCACATTTGATTTGATCTACATTTATCAGTTACTGTATTAGATGATGATAATGTGACTTGCATttctttgtctttatttttccttgggttctctttttcatttccaattcaaaatttaagataTGAGGTTATTTCTTGAGTCATTTACGTGGTATGTCTTGTTTTGCAAAGATTGTGACTGTCAAACTAGTTGCAAGTTGCAAACATCAATACAAATTTGGTTCATATTATGATGATGatgtaaaaaatttgtataagcAATGCTAGTCTTCATTGTGGATTTGTTATCACACATGTTGTGGTTCATTTTAAGTGGTTTCGCATGACGactacttgtgaaaagtcacttATAATGCATTATATGATTCACATCAGCTAGTGTAATTGcaaatgataaatttcatgaTGAAAAAGAACATTTCAAATCATGTTATATTGGCTTGTCTAATGTACCTGGCATAGaaattttctcttcctttcggCCTCCAATGCAAAGTTATGCTCATAGAGTGTGCAGATTTGAGTTTACATGCCCTATACAGGGATCAGATTCAGACTTGACTCACATTAGCTCAAACACGTTTATTCCCTTCATTAAGCATCTATGTCAATCATATATCAATTATGGGTTTTTTGCTACACATCCTCCTacaccatacaccacatatgttttatttttttatttattttttaaattttattcctaCTAAAATAATTGAGTTCTTTTACTTATTATCCCTACATTACATACTTgctaagggaaaaaaattataaaagataaaaaatcaaagTAGATGTGTGGTGTAAgtatgatgagtaaaatttttcatcaatTAAGTTGGTTGATGGGCTATTCATTCTACTTGTAAGGTGTGGAGGTGACGTCCCCTTTATAGGTGATTGCATCAGgatattgaatttttaatttagtgTTTTATTTTAGCTTGTTATCTTCAACAGGCATTGTTGTCAAGATTAATGGTTAACGTACTGTCATTTTACAGGAAGGAGCATTAAAACAGCAATTTCTGCTGGAACAGCATTGGCAGTCACTTCTGCTTTAATTGATGCTGGCGGTCAGACTACAAGAATTGATAATGGCAAGGAATACTACCCTTACACCACCAAGAAAAGATCCACCGTCGATTGATAAATTTTCATTGCTGCCGTTGTCAAAGAAGAAATTGGCATCTTACTGGAGAAAATCATCACTGTTTACTGAACTGGTTGTATGTCTGTTTTCAGAGATGTTGATCATACTCTCCTCGGATATCTTtccctgctttttttttttttttttttccaaggttTTATTTTGAACCAATAATGTAATAAATAGGCTTTGCGATGTTGTCGAAGTTAAGGTAGATGTTAATTCTGATTTGAGAGCAGTTCTGTTAGAAAAACAAACCACCCCAGAGGCAGCTTCCCTTTTGACGGAATGAGCACCTCATGGTTAAGGCTcagcaaaattttaaaaattcaactCCGCCCCTGACTCTGCTCTAGCTCTGCTCCGATTCCAATAAGTTAGAGTTGGAGATGGAGTATTTTTAGGTGTCGTttagattcgaagatgagttgagatgagttaagatggattGTGAGTAGtggtgagatttgtgagttaaagttgatgaatagtagtgagatgagatgagttgagatgagatgaattgaaatgagttgagatggctTGCGAATACAAGTCGGAGGTAGCAATGTACTGACTCCGACTTCGATTGTCCAACTTCGATAtcgtatatattttataagaatatatgcatgttttatatattaattatatatatattttgtataactataacttatatagtcacttaaatttaataatatactaatatgaacaaattattataaaataatatacttgtaCTGTAAtataaattgactaaattaactattactaccatgtaacactaatgtataataacaattaatgtATGATCACTAATGTATCATtgtataaacactaatgtataataacatgtaataataattatataataactaatatataataacatttaatactaatgtattatatataaacacaaatatataaaattataataacatatagtactaatgtataataatattaatttttacaatgatttattttttcactttttgttatattttaataaaattgaaattgaaaaactacttttttaaaaaaattgaaatctgaAAGGTCAGATCCAATTAGTGAGAGCCTAAAATTGTCAAATTGAATGTTCAAATAGGCTAAAAAAAAGCCACAAAAGTCCAAATCCAACTCCGCTCTAAcaagtcgaagtcggagtcggataaGAGGCTATACGAATTGGAGtcggatttatttttttaatttttgttatgttttaataaaattgaaattgaaaaactattttttaaaaaaaaaaccaaaatctgAAAGGCTAGATCCGATTAGTGAGTCTAAAATTGTCAAATTGAAAGTTCAAATAGACTAAAAGAAAAGCCACAAAAGTCCAAAGCCGACTTCGCTTTGACAAGTCGAAGTCGGAGGCTATACGAATCGGAGTCGAAGTCGAAGGTTGGACATTCTAACTCTAACATTGTAGGCGCTTAGCCCCACTAATGGTGGGTCGATATGGGCCACTGCCACCCAAGCCAGCAAGAGGTGGATCGCAAGGGAAGCCACCCCTCGAAAGAGATTTTGCCTGTTTACattttagattattattattatattattattattattattggttttgaCGGGTGAAGAAATTACGTGGCGCAAATATTAGAAGGCAAACCTATAAATGTATGAAAATGATACACATaacttttcacaatattttacacaataatgttttaaaaggaaggatatttttgtaaaatatcttataaaactaacattattttataaaaatactcttattttacaatatgtattgtgaaatatattgtgaaatgtaTTGTGTTGATATATTTActctatgatttattttaataagtatattatatggAGATTGTAGATGTCATATGAtaagttaaaaagaaataaacaaatgcAAATCTCAGAAACTGTCAAAAACGGATTTTCACTTCCGTCTTGGTCGTCACCACTATCGTTTTTCCCACTGTTTCCATTGGCGTCCAAGATTGATGCAACATATCCAGTCCAGTTCTTCTGCCACGTGGCATGAACCCATTGTCCCTCCTAAATTTCTTGGGTCACCCGTTATCTATACTCTGTAGTCCGttaagttagagagagagagagagagagagagaactcttAGAATGGCAGGCATCGGGTTTTCTTCGGCCCTGTCTTCCACAAGGTAAAATCTGGTCACTTGCTTAGCTACTTGACTCAAATGTACGACTACCCACATTCATAAGTTCTGGCTTTGCTTAGCTACTTTATTATCCATTATTTGGTTTCAGTTTCTATTTCCAGAAGATAGCAATAAGATGTTAGATTTCAAGTTAATTAACGGGAGTTTCTCCCTTCCCTTATGGAATGAAAAAACAACAGAGTTTGAATGTTTATTGGCTTAGCTAACTTAACGTGAATTCTTCGTTCTTATGAACTTCTCGACAACGCGGAGATTGagaatctaaaaattattttagtttcTTTAGCTCGGAATTCTCTGATGCCAACCGAGCGCTACGGAGAAATTTGTGGGTTTTTTAGATACAGATATGTCAACCCTATGTTCAAAGTCgagttagatataattatattgaccGTGGCATGAGAATAGAGCTTAGCGAGAATGGAAATTCTAGGTTTCAATCACTTACACACGAGTTCCTTCGAGGTAAATGTGCTCTTCCAGGATGTTATGTTACTACTTGTCTTGAAATCTTAAATTGATAAGAAAGATTGAACTTCGATGAATTACACATTATCCAACCAATTCAGCACTTGGTTGTTAGATTCAAcagcagaaaagaaaagaagagaagatgaA
Encoded proteins:
- the LOC121268346 gene encoding outer envelope pore protein 16-3, chloroplastic/mitochondrial; its protein translation is MDIDPAERRYLEEEDSPLMKTMKGATTGFAAGTIFGTIAATWYDVPRVERNIALPGLIRTLKMMGNYGVTFAAIGGVYIGVEQLVQNYRMKRDFVNGAVGGFVAGATVLGFKGRSIKTAISAGTALAVTSALIDAGGQTTRIDNGKEYYPYTTKKRSTVD